In the Chloroflexota bacterium genome, one interval contains:
- a CDS encoding HDIG domain-containing protein: MSVRPLYRARQFFRAFRRRDPNAFLAVAEAHLSPGQLALFRRMSLYDQEHAVDVLNRLRRQGWRDAELMQAALLHDVGKAFVRANLWRRVAHVLLWATQTEAGPRSAYARHAEVGAEAAERAGSSPDVVALIRRHHAPLPLPPRDRLDDWLIALHLADESA; encoded by the coding sequence GTGAGCGTGCGGCCTCTCTACCGTGCCAGGCAGTTCTTTCGGGCGTTCCGCAGGCGCGACCCGAATGCGTTTCTCGCCGTGGCGGAGGCGCACCTGTCGCCGGGCCAGTTGGCGCTGTTCCGTCGCATGTCGCTCTACGACCAGGAGCACGCCGTGGATGTGCTGAACCGCCTGCGCCGCCAGGGTTGGAGGGATGCGGAACTCATGCAGGCCGCGCTCCTGCACGATGTGGGCAAGGCGTTCGTTCGCGCCAACCTGTGGCGGCGCGTGGCGCACGTGCTGCTATGGGCCACGCAGACGGAAGCCGGCCCGCGCAGCGCATATGCCCGCCACGCGGAGGTCGGCGCGGAGGCGGCCGAACGCGCGGGGAGTTCGCCGGACGTCGTGGCGCTCATCCGTCGGCACCACGCACCGCTGCCCTTGCCCCCGCGCGACCGATTGGACGACTGGCTCATCGCCCTGCATTTGGCCGACGAGTCGGCTTGA
- a CDS encoding site-2 protease family protein, whose amino-acid sequence MADFRDILLILIGVVLAIDVHECAHAWSADKLGDPTARFLGRVTLNPIKHLDPLGTVMIVMSSLSGFGIGWGKPTPVNPYRLKYGPRAGMALVSVAGPLSNLLTAFILMLPYRIFGRAVPPALLTILATWAFVNVILTVFNLIPLPPLDGFSVLMGILTSIRSASVQRVTRALSQIEAYGPMVLLAVLAVGWVTGRSLLGAIMGQPVDLLWKLIAGW is encoded by the coding sequence ATGGCCGATTTCCGGGACATCTTGTTGATCCTTATCGGCGTTGTGCTGGCCATAGACGTGCACGAATGCGCCCACGCCTGGAGCGCCGACAAACTGGGAGATCCGACGGCCCGATTTCTGGGGCGCGTTACGCTGAACCCCATCAAGCACCTGGATCCGTTGGGAACCGTGATGATCGTCATGAGTTCGTTGTCGGGCTTCGGCATCGGGTGGGGCAAGCCCACGCCGGTGAATCCGTATCGGCTGAAGTACGGGCCGCGCGCGGGCATGGCGTTGGTGTCGGTCGCGGGGCCGCTGTCCAACCTGCTGACCGCCTTCATCCTGATGCTGCCGTACCGGATTTTTGGGCGAGCCGTGCCCCCCGCCCTGCTGACGATACTGGCCACGTGGGCCTTCGTAAACGTGATCCTGACCGTGTTCAATCTCATCCCACTGCCGCCGCTGGATGGGTTCAGCGTGCTCATGGGCATCCTGACCAGCATACGGTCGGCGAGTGTGCAACGGGTAACCCGCGCCCTGTCGCAGATAGAAGCCTACGGCCCGATGGTGCTGCTGGCCGTGCTGGCGGTGGGCTGGGTAACGGGCCGCAGCCTGCTGGGTGCCATCATGGGCCAGCCCGTGGACTTGCTCTGGAAGTTGATCGCGGGATGGTGA
- a CDS encoding DUF951 domain-containing protein: MDVQMGDIVRLRKPHPCGGYEWRVMRVGADIGLKCQTCGRVVMLPRGEFERRLKAVVSRWPDNRPASL, from the coding sequence ATGGACGTTCAGATGGGCGACATCGTGCGCCTGCGCAAGCCCCATCCGTGCGGGGGGTACGAGTGGCGCGTGATGCGCGTGGGCGCCGACATCGGGCTGAAGTGCCAGACGTGCGGGCGCGTGGTGATGCTCCCGCGCGGTGAGTTTGAGCGACGGCTCAAGGCGGTTGTGTCGCGCTGGCCCGACAACAGGCCCGCGTCCCTCTGA